A single window of Zea mays cultivar B73 chromosome 10, Zm-B73-REFERENCE-NAM-5.0, whole genome shotgun sequence DNA harbors:
- the LOC103642347 gene encoding gamma-soluble NSF attachment protein: MYDEACSVIEEDGKEQMAFDLYRAAAALYIKMEKYLDAAALFLRLGLAADKCNAINSQCKAYLSAIIIYLYAHDFQQAQECYNDCSEVQAFLNSDQNRCATKLLSAYEEGDAEEIKHIAQSSAFNHLDHVAKSQVGEKIMVKVVFISISMLLLSRSFVHQSLVLA; this comes from the exons ATGTATGATGAGGCTTGTTCAGTAATAGAAGAAGATGGGAAGGAACAGATGGCTTTTGACTTGTACCGTGCCGCAGCAGCTTTGTATATCAAGATGGAGAA ATATTTAGATGCTGCTGCTTTGTTTTTAAGACTCGGTTTAGCTGCTGATAAGTGCAATGCCATCAATAGCCAATGCAAG GCCTATCTGAGTGCGATCATCATCTATCTTTAcgcacatgattttcagcaagctcAAGAATGCTACAATGACTGCTCAGA GGTTCAAGCCTTCCTCAATAGCGACCAGAATCGATGTGCAACGAAGCTATTGTCTGCTTATGAGGAAGGTGATGCTGAAGAAATCAAACACATTGCTCAATCAAGTGCCTTCAATCACCTTGACCATGTGGCAAAATCTCAGGTTGGAGAAAAAATCATGGTTAAAGTAGTGTTCATTTCAATCTCCATGTTGTTGC TTTCTAGAAGTTTTGTTCATCAATCTCTGGTCCTTGCATGA